One genomic region from Culicoidibacter larvae encodes:
- the leuS gene encoding leucine--tRNA ligase yields MSFDHKEIEQKWQKFWLEQDTFKTGEDMSKPKFYALDMFPYPSGAGLHVGHPEGYTATDIMSRMKRAQGFNVLHPMGWDAFGLPAEQYALDTGNDPAEFTEKNIQTFKRQIQSLGFSYDWNREINTTDPEYYKWTQWIFMQLYNAGLAEMKEIPVNWCEELGTVLANEEIVNGVSERGGYPVVRKPMRQWVLKITKYAERLLEDLDDLDWPEHLKDMQRNWIGKSEGADVCFAVDGFDDVVEVYTTRPDTLYGVTYVVLAPEHELVDKVTTAEHRHAVDAYKIEVAKKSEFERTELQKVKTGVATGAFAVHPLTGEKLPIWIADYVLATYGSGAVMAVPGHDGRDFEFAKVYDLPIAQVIVGDLSEEAILGDGEHINSEFLNGMDNAAAKEAMIEYLEAHKCGARKVNYKLRDWLFSRQRYWGEPFPVIHWEDGSMSLVNEEELPVLLPKMKHIQPSGTGESPLANAADWLIVDGADYGRPGQKGRRETNTMPQWAGSCWYFLRYLDPHNTEEFVSRELLEYWLPVDLYIGGAEHAVLHLLYARFWHKVLFDLGLVPTSEPFQRLFNQGMILGANNEKMSKSLGNVVNPDKIVASHGADTLRLYEMFMGPLDAAIAWSEEGLDGSRRFLDRVWRLYTEVAEISADNDGALEQVYHQTVKKVTADFETLNFNTAISQMMIFVNEVYKHPQLPLEYAKGFIQLLAPIAPHIGEEIWQTICGEKDSITYAAWPTYDEAKTKSSEVQMVVQVNGKVRAKINVAADISKEDMEALALEQENVQAFIEGKTVRKVIVVPGKLVNIVVG; encoded by the coding sequence ATGAGTTTTGATCATAAAGAGATTGAGCAGAAATGGCAGAAGTTTTGGCTTGAGCAAGATACTTTTAAGACTGGTGAGGATATGAGTAAGCCGAAGTTTTACGCTTTGGATATGTTCCCTTATCCATCTGGTGCCGGGTTGCATGTTGGGCACCCGGAAGGGTATACGGCAACTGATATCATGTCACGGATGAAACGGGCGCAAGGATTTAATGTTTTGCATCCGATGGGTTGGGATGCTTTTGGCTTGCCGGCTGAACAGTATGCTTTGGATACCGGAAATGATCCGGCAGAGTTTACCGAGAAAAATATTCAGACTTTTAAACGGCAAATTCAGTCGCTTGGTTTTTCATATGATTGGAATCGTGAGATCAATACGACCGATCCGGAATATTACAAGTGGACGCAGTGGATTTTTATGCAGTTGTATAATGCTGGTTTGGCAGAGATGAAAGAGATTCCGGTGAACTGGTGTGAGGAACTGGGGACAGTGCTTGCTAACGAGGAAATTGTTAATGGCGTTAGTGAGCGTGGCGGTTATCCGGTTGTTCGTAAGCCGATGCGCCAATGGGTATTGAAGATTACTAAGTATGCTGAGCGGTTGCTTGAAGATCTTGATGATTTGGATTGGCCGGAGCACCTTAAAGATATGCAACGCAACTGGATTGGTAAATCCGAGGGTGCTGATGTGTGTTTTGCGGTAGACGGTTTTGATGATGTGGTTGAAGTCTATACGACCCGGCCGGATACCCTTTATGGAGTAACTTATGTGGTGCTTGCGCCGGAACATGAGTTGGTTGATAAGGTAACGACTGCTGAACATCGCCATGCAGTTGATGCATATAAAATTGAGGTTGCTAAAAAGTCTGAGTTTGAGCGGACTGAGTTGCAGAAGGTGAAAACCGGGGTAGCAACTGGTGCGTTTGCGGTGCATCCTTTGACTGGTGAGAAGTTGCCGATATGGATTGCTGATTATGTTTTGGCAACTTATGGCAGCGGCGCAGTTATGGCAGTGCCGGGACACGATGGCCGTGACTTTGAATTTGCTAAAGTGTATGATTTGCCAATCGCGCAAGTGATTGTTGGTGATTTGAGTGAGGAAGCGATTCTTGGTGATGGTGAACATATCAATTCTGAATTTTTGAATGGTATGGATAATGCCGCAGCGAAAGAAGCGATGATTGAGTATCTTGAAGCGCATAAATGCGGTGCGCGCAAGGTAAATTATAAATTGCGTGACTGGTTGTTCAGCCGTCAGCGTTATTGGGGCGAACCGTTCCCGGTTATTCATTGGGAAGATGGCAGCATGAGTTTGGTGAATGAAGAAGAGTTGCCGGTACTATTGCCGAAGATGAAGCATATTCAGCCTTCGGGAACCGGTGAGTCACCACTTGCTAATGCGGCTGACTGGTTGATTGTTGATGGCGCGGATTATGGCCGTCCGGGCCAAAAAGGTCGTCGTGAGACTAACACGATGCCGCAGTGGGCGGGAAGTTGTTGGTATTTCTTGCGTTATCTTGATCCGCATAATACTGAGGAGTTTGTTTCTCGTGAATTGTTGGAATATTGGCTGCCGGTTGATTTGTATATTGGTGGTGCAGAGCATGCAGTGTTGCATTTGCTCTATGCACGTTTCTGGCATAAAGTGTTATTTGACCTAGGGCTGGTACCAACCAGTGAACCATTCCAACGTTTGTTTAATCAAGGGATGATTCTTGGGGCCAATAATGAGAAGATGTCAAAATCACTAGGCAATGTTGTGAACCCGGATAAGATTGTTGCATCACATGGCGCTGATACTTTGCGGCTGTATGAAATGTTTATGGGACCGCTTGATGCTGCTATTGCTTGGAGTGAAGAAGGTCTTGATGGCTCACGTCGTTTCCTTGACCGCGTTTGGCGTCTATACACTGAGGTAGCTGAAATTAGTGCTGATAATGATGGTGCACTCGAGCAAGTTTATCATCAGACAGTGAAGAAAGTAACTGCTGATTTTGAAACTCTGAATTTCAATACTGCAATTTCGCAAATGATGATTTTCGTCAATGAAGTTTACAAGCATCCGCAATTGCCGCTTGAATATGCGAAAGGCTTTATTCAATTGCTGGCACCGATTGCACCACACATCGGTGAAGAAATTTGGCAAACTATCTGTGGTGAAAAAGACAGTATTACTTATGCTGCTTGGCCAACCTATGATGAAGCAAAAACTAAATCTTCAGAAGTGCAAATGGTTGTTCAGGTGAACGGCAAAGTACGTGCTAAAATAAATGTAGCTGCGGATATTAGCAAAGAAGATATGGAGGCATTGGCACTGGAACAAGAGAATGTGCAAGCCTTTATTGAAGGAAAAACGGTACGTAAAGTTATTGTTGTTCCTGGAAAATTGGTTAATATTGTTGTTGGTTAG